Proteins encoded within one genomic window of Tidjanibacter massiliensis:
- a CDS encoding amylo-alpha-1,6-glucosidase codes for MSVLEFDKNQLGNLEYALRREMLSTNRAGGYMSTTIVCCNTRKYHGLFVGPVREGDEHDYVMLSSLDETVVQHDHSFNLALHRFPETYEPKGHKYLVDFTYTPLPALTYRVGGVLLRKEILWIHAHAQLLIRYTLLEARSQTILRLRPFLAFRDKHTLSKANFYADGRSFPVTGGVRNRLYEGFPWLYLQTDAGAEFIPAPDWYYNFEYTEERERGYDYLEDLLTTGYFETEITKGKPVVFSCSLEEVSSPAMLDEMFEAEAARRSRKDDFLSCLRHSARQFIVRNAGGTDIVAGYPWFGRWGRDTFIALPGVTLSQGDIRSCTEVLDTLTGQLQEGLFPNMGTAYNSADAPLWFFWVLQQLAARTSARKVWERYGHYMKEILAAYRKGIGEVVRTDRNGLVRASHPSLAMTWMDAVVDGRPVTGRDGYQVEINALWYNAVCYTLELAEQFGDRQFVEAWHDIPALVRDSFLTMFWYDDGGYLADYVAADGTQNTFIRPNQVLACSLAYKMPDEAMQLSVLDTVRQHLLTSRGLRTLSPRNPLYKGRYEGDQPTRDAAYHQGTVWVWPLEHYVKARFDLRGAAFVREAEELLAAFEEDISSYGIGSVPEIYDGDPPHAQRGAISQAWSVGALLRIRDMIDYWKERE; via the coding sequence ATGTCAGTCCTCGAATTCGACAAGAATCAACTGGGAAACCTCGAATACGCCCTGCGCCGCGAGATGCTCTCGACCAACCGTGCCGGCGGCTATATGAGCACCACCATCGTGTGCTGCAACACGAGGAAATACCACGGCCTCTTCGTAGGCCCGGTGAGGGAGGGCGACGAGCACGACTACGTGATGCTCTCGTCGCTGGACGAAACCGTCGTACAGCACGACCACTCCTTCAACCTCGCCCTGCACCGTTTTCCGGAGACCTACGAGCCGAAAGGGCACAAATATCTCGTCGATTTCACCTATACGCCGCTGCCGGCGCTGACCTACCGTGTAGGGGGCGTTTTGCTGCGTAAGGAGATTCTCTGGATACATGCCCACGCACAGTTGCTCATCCGCTACACGCTGCTCGAAGCCCGCTCGCAGACCATACTGCGCCTGAGGCCGTTCCTCGCCTTCCGCGACAAACACACCCTGAGCAAGGCCAACTTTTATGCCGACGGCCGCTCCTTCCCCGTCACCGGAGGCGTCCGCAACCGGCTCTACGAAGGCTTTCCGTGGCTCTACCTGCAAACCGACGCCGGGGCGGAGTTCATCCCGGCGCCCGACTGGTACTACAATTTCGAATACACCGAAGAGCGCGAGCGCGGCTACGACTACCTCGAGGACCTGCTCACCACGGGCTATTTCGAGACGGAAATCACGAAGGGAAAGCCCGTCGTATTCTCCTGCTCGCTCGAAGAGGTCTCCTCTCCGGCGATGCTCGACGAGATGTTCGAGGCCGAAGCGGCACGGCGGTCGCGCAAGGACGATTTCCTCTCCTGCCTCCGTCACTCGGCCCGGCAATTCATCGTCCGCAATGCCGGCGGTACCGACATCGTCGCAGGCTATCCGTGGTTCGGACGCTGGGGCCGCGACACCTTCATCGCCCTGCCGGGCGTCACGCTTTCGCAGGGAGACATTCGAAGCTGCACGGAGGTGCTCGACACACTCACCGGACAGTTGCAGGAGGGGCTTTTCCCGAACATGGGCACCGCCTACAATTCGGCGGACGCTCCGCTGTGGTTCTTCTGGGTACTCCAGCAGCTCGCCGCCCGAACCTCCGCCCGGAAGGTCTGGGAGCGTTACGGCCACTACATGAAAGAGATACTCGCCGCCTACCGCAAAGGCATCGGCGAAGTCGTCCGTACCGACCGCAACGGACTCGTACGGGCTTCGCACCCGTCGTTGGCGATGACGTGGATGGACGCGGTAGTGGACGGCCGTCCGGTCACGGGCCGCGACGGCTACCAGGTGGAAATCAATGCACTCTGGTACAATGCCGTATGCTATACGCTGGAGCTGGCCGAACAGTTCGGCGACAGGCAATTCGTCGAAGCGTGGCACGATATACCCGCCCTCGTACGCGATTCGTTTCTCACGATGTTCTGGTACGACGACGGCGGATACCTGGCCGATTACGTCGCTGCCGACGGTACGCAGAACACCTTCATACGCCCCAACCAGGTCCTCGCCTGTTCGCTCGCCTACAAGATGCCCGACGAAGCGATGCAGCTCTCCGTTCTGGACACCGTCCGGCAGCATCTGCTGACTTCGCGGGGTCTGCGCACGCTCTCACCCCGGAATCCGCTCTACAAGGGGCGCTACGAAGGCGACCAGCCCACGCGCGACGCGGCCTACCATCAGGGAACGGTATGGGTATGGCCGCTCGAACACTATGTCAAGGCGAGATTCGACCTGCGCGGAGCAGCGTTCGTACGGGAAGCGGAAGAGCTGCTCGCCGCCTTCGAGGAGGATATCAGCAGCTACGGCATAGGCTCGGTACCGGAGATATACGACGGCGACCCGCCCCATGCGCAGCGCGGTGCCATCTCTCAGGCTTGGAGCGTAGGGGCGCTGCTCCGCATCCGCGACATGATTGACTACTGGAAAGAGAGGGAATAG
- a CDS encoding glycosyltransferase family 4 protein codes for MRVLMFGWEFPPHIAGGLGTASYGLTRGLARNGVEVIFVVPKAYGDEDQRFVRIVNASDVEALYESGEYAGELWKRVSFIQIDSNLVPYSSPEEFASLGEAYRKAGEQRTFPGEVWHERYNFSGRYGANLMEEVARYATVAAQVARDLAGKFDVIHAHDWLTYYAGMAAKAVSGKPLVVHMHATEFDRSGEHINRAVYDIERAGMEAADRVIAVSNLTRNIVITKYGIPPEKVVTVHNAVRFSENDEGEAVRGLDDKIVTFLGRITYQKGPDYFVEAAAKVLRRVPNVRFVMAGSGDLMHHVVRRVATLGISDRFHFTGFLKGAEVNRMFAMSDVYVMPSVSEPFGISPLEAMKSNVPVIISKQSGVAEVLDYALKVDYWDVDAMADAIYALVTYPALARMFSRKGHEEVTGIKWSNAAAKVKAVYEQLAGTGSR; via the coding sequence ATGAGGGTACTGATGTTCGGATGGGAGTTTCCGCCCCACATCGCGGGCGGACTGGGTACGGCTAGCTACGGACTGACGCGCGGGCTCGCCCGGAACGGCGTGGAGGTCATCTTCGTCGTTCCGAAAGCCTACGGCGACGAAGACCAGCGGTTCGTCCGCATCGTGAATGCCAGCGACGTGGAGGCGCTCTACGAAAGCGGCGAATACGCCGGAGAGTTATGGAAACGGGTTTCGTTCATCCAGATAGACTCCAACCTCGTCCCCTACTCTTCGCCGGAGGAGTTCGCCTCGCTGGGTGAGGCCTACAGGAAGGCAGGCGAACAGCGTACCTTCCCGGGAGAGGTCTGGCACGAACGCTACAACTTTTCAGGGCGGTACGGCGCCAACCTGATGGAGGAGGTGGCCCGCTACGCCACGGTGGCCGCGCAGGTGGCCCGCGACCTGGCGGGCAAATTCGATGTCATCCACGCCCACGACTGGCTCACCTACTACGCCGGCATGGCGGCCAAAGCCGTGTCGGGCAAACCGCTCGTGGTACACATGCATGCCACGGAGTTCGACCGCAGCGGCGAACACATCAACCGCGCCGTCTACGACATCGAACGGGCGGGCATGGAGGCTGCCGACCGGGTGATAGCCGTAAGCAACCTGACACGCAACATCGTCATAACGAAGTACGGCATTCCGCCCGAAAAGGTGGTTACCGTCCACAATGCCGTCCGTTTTTCGGAGAACGACGAGGGCGAGGCGGTACGCGGCCTGGACGACAAAATCGTGACCTTTCTGGGACGCATCACCTACCAGAAGGGGCCGGATTACTTCGTCGAAGCGGCGGCGAAGGTGCTCCGACGGGTCCCGAACGTCCGTTTCGTCATGGCCGGAAGCGGCGACCTGATGCACCACGTAGTCAGGCGTGTGGCGACGCTCGGTATCTCCGACCGTTTCCACTTCACCGGATTCCTGAAGGGTGCCGAGGTGAACCGCATGTTCGCCATGAGCGACGTCTATGTCATGCCGTCGGTCTCGGAACCTTTCGGCATATCCCCGCTGGAGGCGATGAAATCCAACGTACCGGTCATCATCTCCAAACAGTCGGGCGTCGCGGAAGTGCTCGACTACGCGCTGAAGGTGGATTATTGGGACGTGGATGCCATGGCCGACGCCATCTACGCCCTTGTCACCTACCCCGCCCTGGCGCGCATGTTCTCCCGCAAGGGACACGAGGAGGTCACGGGCATCAAGTGGAGCAACGCTGCGGCAAAGGTAAAGGCGGTCTATGAACAGCTCGCCGGAACCGGCAGCCGATAG
- a CDS encoding copper resistance protein NlpE N-terminal domain-containing protein — MKTRLIVIAALCGALLCSCGNRNKKAQKESVYKETIELTTVEGDHNLEATRIKIADSLVKDPKAGAVINERYTGMLPAADGPGIDYDLTIVRQEGVTRGVYALVTTYIEGENGRDAIFTETGRFVTLQGEGPNKGTEYLELTPSDDSTVHYFLKEKDGSLTMVGKDLKRADSKLNYTLKRTKL, encoded by the coding sequence ATGAAAACCAGACTCATTGTCATCGCCGCCCTGTGCGGCGCGCTGCTGTGCTCCTGCGGAAACAGGAACAAAAAGGCGCAGAAGGAGAGCGTCTATAAGGAGACGATAGAGCTCACCACCGTCGAGGGCGACCACAACCTCGAAGCCACGCGGATAAAAATTGCGGATTCGCTGGTAAAAGACCCGAAAGCCGGTGCGGTCATCAATGAACGCTACACGGGCATGTTGCCGGCCGCCGACGGTCCCGGCATCGACTACGACCTTACCATCGTCCGGCAGGAGGGTGTCACGCGGGGTGTCTATGCGCTCGTAACGACCTATATCGAAGGAGAAAACGGCCGGGATGCGATATTTACCGAAACGGGGCGTTTCGTCACTCTCCAGGGCGAGGGTCCGAATAAAGGGACGGAATACCTGGAGCTCACCCCCTCCGACGACAGTACCGTCCACTATTTCCTGAAGGAGAAAGACGGCAGCCTGACGATGGTCGGCAAAGACCTCAAACGAGCCGATTCCAAACTCAACTATACCCTCAAACGCACGAAGCTCTGA
- the glgP gene encoding alpha-glucan family phosphorylase, whose amino-acid sequence MENQNNETLIRPDRLFEVSWEVCNKVGGIHTVVATKAQTMVEALGNRYITIGPDIHRENDNTEFEEDTGLLAEWKQMVYSEGIRIRIGRWNVNGRPITILVDFSSFFNKKDDILKALWESYKVDSISGQWDYIEPVLFGYAAGKVIESYCNMFCTPNEMPVAHFHEWMTSSGGLYLRQHAPYTATVFSTHATVVGRSIAGNGIPLYRQLPDLNADDLARQFNIVAKHSLEKIAAANHDCFCTVSDITARECRYLLGREPDEVTPNGFEDDFVWQGAMFDRKRAEARRLLISVAEACLGHTFDREPLIVGTSGRYEFHNKGIDVFLESLKRLASERQEREILAYIMVPAGNNGPRKELAAHLADPSVPVGTASLPYVTHHLTSPEWDPIVRSVEGSSLTEAESRVKLIFVPSYLDGQDGIFNVDYYELLVGMDATVFASYYEPWGYTPLESVAFSVPTITTSLAGFGLWVADHLPQTQGVTVIRRTDDNDAEVIDEIARAIEGYAAMDAERYEAARHSACETAQTALWQNLVAYYWQAYDKALRAAGGRSKRTVYDGGAHTEQVNFVKQQLVSSRPTWTRLIVEVSLPERLRPLEILSKNLWWSWASGAREMFEYIDAPLWEKCNRNPIAFLDQLNVRRLQELERDDAFLARMDAVYADFQRYMSGKERRQSPRIAYFSMEYGLHSSLKIYSGGLGILAGDYLKEASDKNVPMVGVGLLYRYGYFTQRLSANGAQEAGYEAQDFNKLPITPVRDDMGNWCSVRISFPGRYVTARIWKCDVGRTELYLLDTDHDLNLVEDRSITHYLYGGDLENRFRQEILLGVGGIRALDKLGIQSDIFHCNEGHAAFIGIERINRLIERHKLSFSEALEVVRSSSLFTTHTPVPAGHDAFPESMLRQYMSHYPDRLGITWEQFINLGKTKPNDASEKFSMSVLASNMSQEINGVSWLHGQVSKEILGGIWPGYFHDELHIGYVTNGVHFPTWTASSMRRMYAEYFPEGFSGEQYDIEAWQKAREIPDERFWQTRMEQKAKLIKNIRHYYLAPEQSNMTSPQGMVKIIESFDRDALTIGFARRFATYKRANLLFTDLARLSAIVNNPERPVRFVFAGKAHPNDIPGQELIKRIVEVSAMPEFTGKIMFLANYDMDIARRMVQGVDVWLNTPTRPQEASGTSGMKAAMNGVMQFSVLDGWWVEGYRKGAGWALPMKRTYEDPRYQDELDAALLYRTIEEEIVPLYYDRGEDGIPHGWVAAMKSCVADIAANFTTNRMLTDYQERYYSKLWARTLEMRKDDYDMARRIAAWKRRVSAAWDKVRIVSVQQFDVGREAIMVNTPYRIEAVVDVDGLDAQDIGVELIIADQIEPDSQVRILDRMDLNVTETNGSLVRYAVNSIPTFPGSFDVAIRVYPKNDLLPHRMDFALVKWA is encoded by the coding sequence TGCTTGCCGAATGGAAGCAGATGGTTTACAGCGAAGGCATACGTATCAGGATAGGACGATGGAACGTCAATGGGCGCCCCATCACCATATTGGTGGATTTCAGCTCGTTCTTCAACAAAAAGGACGACATTCTGAAAGCTCTCTGGGAGAGTTACAAGGTCGATTCGATAAGCGGCCAGTGGGATTATATCGAACCCGTGCTGTTCGGCTATGCCGCAGGCAAGGTCATCGAGAGTTACTGCAACATGTTCTGTACCCCCAACGAAATGCCGGTAGCGCATTTCCATGAATGGATGACCTCCAGCGGCGGTCTCTACCTGCGGCAGCACGCTCCTTACACCGCCACGGTCTTCTCGACGCACGCCACGGTCGTAGGGAGAAGCATTGCCGGCAACGGCATCCCACTGTACAGACAACTGCCCGACCTGAATGCGGACGACCTCGCCCGTCAGTTCAACATAGTTGCCAAACACTCGCTCGAGAAAATTGCCGCTGCCAACCACGACTGCTTCTGTACGGTCAGCGACATCACGGCCCGCGAATGCCGGTACCTGCTCGGCAGGGAACCGGACGAGGTCACTCCCAACGGTTTCGAAGACGATTTCGTCTGGCAGGGCGCCATGTTCGACCGCAAGCGGGCCGAAGCGCGCAGGCTCTTGATTTCGGTAGCCGAAGCCTGCCTCGGTCATACATTCGACCGCGAACCGCTGATTGTGGGAACGAGCGGTCGTTACGAATTCCACAACAAAGGCATAGACGTATTTCTGGAATCGCTGAAACGGCTTGCGTCCGAACGGCAAGAGCGGGAAATACTCGCCTACATCATGGTTCCGGCCGGCAACAACGGCCCGCGCAAGGAGCTCGCCGCCCATCTTGCCGACCCGTCGGTACCGGTCGGAACGGCTTCCCTGCCCTATGTGACGCATCATCTGACATCCCCCGAATGGGACCCCATCGTACGCTCCGTCGAAGGCAGCAGCCTCACGGAGGCAGAGAGTCGCGTAAAACTCATCTTCGTACCGTCGTATCTCGACGGACAGGACGGTATCTTCAATGTGGATTACTACGAACTGCTGGTGGGGATGGACGCAACGGTTTTCGCATCCTACTACGAACCGTGGGGTTACACGCCGCTGGAGAGCGTCGCCTTCTCGGTACCCACCATCACGACTTCGCTGGCGGGTTTCGGACTCTGGGTGGCCGACCACCTGCCGCAGACGCAGGGGGTAACGGTCATCCGACGCACCGACGACAACGATGCCGAAGTCATCGACGAAATCGCCCGCGCCATCGAGGGATACGCCGCCATGGATGCGGAGCGATACGAGGCCGCGAGGCACTCGGCCTGCGAAACGGCACAGACGGCCCTGTGGCAAAATCTCGTAGCCTACTACTGGCAGGCATACGACAAAGCCCTCCGTGCGGCCGGAGGGCGCAGCAAGCGTACCGTTTACGACGGCGGCGCCCACACCGAACAGGTCAATTTCGTCAAGCAGCAGCTCGTAAGCAGCCGCCCGACCTGGACGCGGCTCATCGTGGAGGTCTCCCTGCCCGAAAGGCTCCGTCCGCTTGAGATACTCTCCAAAAACCTGTGGTGGTCGTGGGCCTCCGGCGCACGGGAGATGTTCGAATATATCGACGCGCCGCTATGGGAGAAGTGTAACCGCAATCCGATTGCCTTTCTCGACCAGCTCAACGTCCGGAGACTGCAGGAACTCGAACGGGACGACGCTTTTCTCGCCAGAATGGATGCAGTCTATGCCGACTTCCAGCGCTACATGTCCGGAAAAGAGCGGCGTCAGTCGCCGCGCATCGCCTACTTCAGCATGGAATACGGTCTGCACAGCTCCCTGAAAATCTATTCGGGAGGCCTCGGCATCCTGGCGGGCGACTACCTGAAGGAGGCGAGCGACAAGAACGTCCCCATGGTAGGTGTCGGTTTGCTCTACCGTTACGGTTACTTCACCCAACGGCTCTCGGCCAACGGAGCCCAGGAGGCGGGTTATGAAGCGCAGGATTTCAACAAGCTCCCCATCACACCCGTGCGCGACGACATGGGCAACTGGTGCTCTGTCCGCATCTCGTTTCCCGGCCGCTACGTCACGGCCCGCATCTGGAAATGCGACGTAGGCCGCACGGAACTCTACCTGCTCGATACCGACCACGACCTGAACCTCGTCGAAGACCGCTCCATCACCCACTACCTCTACGGCGGCGACCTCGAGAACCGCTTCCGGCAGGAAATCCTGCTCGGCGTAGGCGGCATCCGTGCACTGGACAAGCTTGGCATACAGTCCGACATCTTCCACTGCAACGAAGGACATGCGGCCTTTATCGGCATCGAACGCATCAACAGGCTGATAGAGCGCCACAAACTGTCGTTCAGCGAAGCACTGGAGGTCGTGCGCTCCTCGTCGCTCTTCACCACCCACACCCCCGTACCGGCCGGACACGACGCCTTTCCGGAATCCATGCTGCGGCAGTACATGTCACACTACCCCGACCGGCTGGGCATCACCTGGGAACAGTTCATCAACCTGGGCAAAACGAAGCCGAACGATGCGTCGGAGAAGTTCTCGATGAGCGTTCTGGCAAGCAACATGTCGCAGGAAATCAACGGAGTGAGCTGGCTGCACGGTCAGGTAAGCAAGGAGATTCTGGGCGGTATCTGGCCTGGCTATTTCCACGACGAACTCCACATAGGCTACGTTACCAACGGCGTTCATTTTCCGACCTGGACGGCCTCCAGCATGCGCAGGATGTACGCGGAATATTTCCCGGAGGGCTTCTCCGGCGAACAATACGACATCGAGGCCTGGCAGAAAGCCAGGGAGATTCCGGACGAACGGTTCTGGCAAACGCGCATGGAACAGAAAGCCAAACTGATAAAGAATATCCGCCACTATTACCTCGCACCGGAACAGAGCAACATGACCTCTCCACAGGGGATGGTGAAAATTATCGAATCGTTCGACCGGGATGCCCTGACGATAGGGTTCGCCCGCCGTTTCGCCACCTACAAGCGGGCCAACCTGCTCTTCACCGACCTTGCGCGGCTCTCCGCCATCGTAAACAACCCGGAACGCCCGGTACGGTTCGTCTTCGCCGGCAAGGCACACCCCAACGACATTCCGGGACAGGAGCTCATCAAACGCATCGTCGAGGTATCGGCCATGCCGGAGTTCACGGGAAAAATCATGTTCCTCGCCAATTACGACATGGACATCGCCCGGCGCATGGTGCAGGGGGTGGACGTATGGCTCAACACTCCCACCCGGCCGCAGGAGGCTTCCGGTACGAGCGGCATGAAGGCCGCCATGAACGGAGTGATGCAGTTCAGCGTGCTGGACGGCTGGTGGGTCGAGGGCTACCGCAAGGGGGCCGGCTGGGCACTTCCGATGAAACGGACCTACGAAGACCCGCGCTACCAAGACGAACTCGATGCGGCGCTTCTCTACCGGACCATCGAGGAGGAAATCGTTCCGCTCTATTACGACAGGGGGGAAGACGGCATTCCCCACGGCTGGGTAGCCGCCATGAAGAGCTGCGTGGCCGACATCGCAGCCAACTTCACCACCAACCGGATGCTCACCGATTACCAGGAACGCTACTACAGTAAACTGTGGGCACGTACCCTGGAGATGCGCAAGGACGACTACGACATGGCCCGCCGGATAGCCGCCTGGAAACGACGCGTCAGCGCGGCGTGGGACAAAGTCCGGATAGTCAGCGTACAACAGTTCGACGTGGGCCGCGAGGCCATCATGGTCAACACGCCCTACCGTATCGAAGCCGTCGTGGACGTAGACGGTCTCGATGCACAGGACATCGGCGTGGAGCTCATCATCGCCGACCAGATAGAACCGGATTCACAGGTGCGAATACTGGACCGGATGGACCTCAACGTCACCGAAACGAATGGAAGCCTTGTCCGGTATGCGGTCAATTCCATACCGACCTTCCCCGGCTCGTTCGACGTCGCCATCCGGGTCTATCCGAAAAACGACCTGCTGCCCCACCGCATGGATTTCGCGCTGGTGAAATGGGCGTAA
- the proS gene encoding proline--tRNA ligase translates to MAKELKELTSRAENYSQWYNDLVVKAGLAESSAVRGCMVIKPYGYAIWEKMHRALDDMFKETGHVNAYFPLFIPKSFFSREADHVEGFAKECAVVTHYRLMNNPDGEGVVVDPDAKLEEELIVRPTSETIIWNTYKNWIQSYRDLPILINQWANVVRWEMRTRLFLRTAEFLWQEGHTAHETKEQALEEADKMINVYARFAQNWMALPVIMGRKTANERFAGAEETFTIEALMQDGKALQSGTSHFLGQNFAKAFDVQFAGRDGKLDYVWATSWGVSTRLMGALIMAHSDDNGLVLPPRLAPTQVVMIPIYKGEEELRRMVGEMETVAAKLKAKGITVKIDDRDNVRSGFKFAEYELKGFPVRIVIGPRDLAAGTAEVMRRDTLEKETVPIAGIEDYVNRLLAEIQDNIYQKALKFRDSMITKVDTFEEFTRVLDEKGGFVLAPWDGTTETEIRIKELTKATIRCIPFDSMEEGGVDMLTGKPSQRRVLFARSY, encoded by the coding sequence ATGGCAAAAGAGTTAAAGGAGTTGACCAGCCGTGCCGAGAATTATTCGCAATGGTACAACGACCTCGTGGTGAAGGCGGGTCTTGCCGAAAGTTCGGCTGTTCGCGGATGCATGGTGATAAAGCCATACGGATATGCCATCTGGGAGAAGATGCACAGGGCTTTGGACGACATGTTCAAGGAGACGGGCCATGTCAATGCCTATTTCCCGCTTTTCATACCCAAGTCGTTTTTCAGCCGTGAGGCCGACCATGTGGAGGGTTTCGCCAAGGAGTGCGCCGTGGTGACGCACTACCGCCTGATGAACAATCCCGACGGGGAGGGTGTCGTCGTGGACCCGGATGCGAAACTCGAAGAGGAGCTTATCGTGCGTCCGACCTCCGAAACCATCATCTGGAATACGTACAAGAACTGGATACAGTCTTACCGTGACCTGCCTATCCTTATCAACCAGTGGGCCAATGTAGTGCGTTGGGAGATGCGTACCCGGCTCTTTCTCCGTACAGCCGAATTCCTCTGGCAGGAGGGGCATACGGCGCATGAAACCAAGGAACAGGCGCTGGAAGAGGCAGACAAAATGATAAACGTCTATGCCCGTTTCGCGCAGAACTGGATGGCGCTGCCGGTTATCATGGGGCGCAAGACGGCCAACGAACGTTTTGCCGGTGCGGAGGAGACTTTCACCATCGAGGCGCTCATGCAGGACGGTAAGGCGCTTCAGAGCGGTACGTCGCACTTCCTGGGGCAGAACTTCGCCAAGGCGTTCGACGTGCAGTTCGCCGGTCGGGACGGCAAGCTCGATTACGTATGGGCGACTTCGTGGGGAGTTTCGACGAGGCTGATGGGGGCGCTCATCATGGCGCATTCGGACGACAACGGGTTGGTGCTGCCGCCCCGGCTCGCACCCACGCAGGTGGTGATGATACCTATTTATAAAGGCGAGGAGGAGCTTCGCCGCATGGTGGGCGAGATGGAGACCGTCGCCGCGAAGCTGAAGGCCAAAGGCATTACCGTCAAGATAGACGACCGCGACAACGTCCGTTCCGGATTCAAGTTCGCCGAGTACGAACTGAAGGGATTCCCGGTGCGCATCGTGATAGGGCCGCGCGACCTGGCCGCCGGAACGGCGGAGGTGATGCGCCGCGATACGCTCGAAAAGGAGACGGTACCGATAGCGGGTATCGAGGATTACGTGAACAGGCTGTTGGCCGAGATACAGGACAATATCTACCAGAAGGCGCTTAAATTCCGTGATTCCATGATTACCAAGGTGGATACCTTCGAGGAGTTTACCCGCGTGCTGGACGAGAAGGGCGGATTCGTGCTCGCGCCGTGGGACGGTACGACCGAAACGGAAATCCGCATTAAGGAGCTCACGAAAGCGACGATACGCTGCATCCCGTTCGATTCGATGGAAGAGGGAGGCGTGGATATGCTGACGGGCAAACCTTCGCAGCGGAGGGTGCTTTTCGCAAGGAGCTATTGA
- a CDS encoding glycoside hydrolase family 57 protein, whose amino-acid sequence MKTISLFFQVHQPMRLKTYRFFNMGIDHNYLDDARNRTLMQRAAAECYLPMNDLLLELIKSTGGRLRVSFYISGTALEQMRSYAPDVLRGFRKLAATGCAEFVGGTYSYSLAALAGREEFTAEVQRHAEMIREEFGQTPDAFFNTAMLYSDSIGETVASLGYKTMLAEGAKHLLGWKSPNYVYAGATNQKLRLLLRNYRLSDDLAFRFSDRRWSEWPLTADKFLEWIAGDRGEVVNLCTDYEAFGSWQRADTGIFDFLRAFAEGAAASDRFEFATVSESAARHQPVGVLYANHEVTWADEERDLSAWLGNELQQEAFGKLYAQAGNVRQLGDPDFNHVWNFLQTADNFYWMATKWFTDDGQQTGENPYPSSYEAFINYMNVLSDFINELARRRKGTEFDTKQETGVPETCGASAD is encoded by the coding sequence ATGAAAACCATCTCATTATTTTTCCAGGTGCATCAACCCATGCGGCTGAAGACCTATCGGTTCTTCAACATGGGCATCGACCACAACTACCTCGACGACGCCCGCAACCGCACCCTCATGCAGCGCGCGGCGGCGGAGTGTTACCTGCCCATGAACGACCTGCTGCTGGAGCTGATAAAATCCACCGGAGGAAGACTCCGCGTCAGTTTCTACATCTCGGGGACAGCCCTGGAGCAGATGCGCTCCTACGCTCCCGACGTACTGCGCGGCTTCAGAAAACTGGCCGCCACCGGGTGCGCAGAGTTCGTCGGCGGCACCTACTCCTACTCGCTCGCCGCTCTGGCGGGCCGGGAGGAGTTCACCGCCGAAGTGCAGCGCCATGCGGAGATGATACGGGAGGAGTTCGGCCAGACGCCGGACGCCTTCTTCAACACCGCGATGCTCTACTCCGATTCGATAGGCGAGACGGTCGCTTCGCTCGGCTACAAGACCATGCTGGCCGAAGGCGCCAAGCACCTGCTCGGTTGGAAAAGTCCCAACTACGTCTATGCGGGTGCCACGAACCAGAAACTGCGTCTGTTGCTGCGCAACTACCGCCTGAGCGACGATTTGGCGTTCCGCTTCTCCGACCGCAGGTGGTCGGAATGGCCGCTGACGGCCGACAAGTTCCTCGAATGGATAGCGGGTGACCGGGGCGAGGTGGTCAATCTCTGTACGGATTACGAAGCATTCGGCTCGTGGCAGCGGGCCGACACGGGAATATTCGATTTCCTCCGCGCCTTCGCCGAAGGGGCAGCCGCCTCGGACCGTTTCGAATTCGCTACCGTATCGGAGAGCGCCGCACGTCACCAGCCCGTCGGGGTACTCTACGCGAACCACGAAGTGACGTGGGCCGACGAAGAACGCGACCTATCTGCCTGGCTTGGCAACGAACTCCAGCAGGAAGCCTTCGGCAAACTCTATGCCCAGGCCGGAAACGTCCGGCAGCTCGGCGACCCCGATTTCAACCACGTCTGGAATTTCTTGCAGACGGCCGACAACTTTTATTGGATGGCCACCAAATGGTTCACGGACGACGGCCAGCAGACCGGCGAAAACCCTTATCCGTCGAGCTACGAGGCATTCATCAACTACATGAACGTCCTGAGCGACTTCATCAACGAACTAGCGCGGCGGCGGAAAGGCACGGAATTTGACACGAAACAGGAAACGGGTGTACCCGAAACGTGCGGTGCGTCCGCCGATTAA